A single genomic interval of Streptomyces sp. 1222.5 harbors:
- a CDS encoding GNAT family N-acetyltransferase produces the protein MVDAWMIDVPGERVLVRELGPADEGPLLTLFDECEDWFVAATGLPSGPGDVQSLFYALPEGADPEDKVLLVLERDGVVAGVVDAVRNHPEPGAVAVGLFLLAPWARGRGLGRALAASLLARAGGGTVVTATVPPGWAPGERFLRRLGFTLDAVPAARPDPAGRRPGPRGAGVRRAVLRPAGAEAAGGPGEGARL, from the coding sequence ATGGTTGACGCGTGGATGATCGACGTGCCCGGTGAGCGGGTGCTGGTGCGCGAACTCGGCCCGGCGGACGAGGGGCCGCTGCTCACGCTGTTCGACGAGTGCGAGGACTGGTTCGTGGCGGCGACGGGGCTGCCGTCGGGGCCGGGTGACGTGCAGAGCCTGTTCTACGCGCTGCCGGAGGGCGCGGACCCCGAGGACAAGGTGCTGCTGGTGCTGGAGCGGGACGGGGTGGTCGCGGGCGTGGTGGACGCCGTGCGGAACCATCCGGAGCCGGGTGCCGTGGCGGTGGGCCTGTTCCTGCTGGCGCCGTGGGCGCGGGGGCGCGGCCTCGGCCGGGCGCTGGCCGCTTCCCTGCTGGCCCGGGCGGGGGGCGGCACGGTGGTGACGGCCACGGTGCCGCCCGGCTGGGCCCCCGGTGAACGCTTCCTGCGGCGGCTCGGGTTCACCCTGGACGCCGTTCCGGCGGCGCGGCCGGATCCGGCCGGCCGTCGCCCGGGCCCGCGCGGGGCGGGCGTACGGCGGGCGGTTCTGCGGCCCGCCGGAGCCGAGGCCGCGGGCGGGCCGGGTGAGGGGGCGCGGCTGTGA
- a CDS encoding aminotransferase class V-fold PLP-dependent enzyme has translation MSTPPPLASGPDGPDALRPLLDTVLDALAAGGRARGGPLPAGGPEAVAARLADTLGDVLPDDGDPDALRALVHALAAGAADPADPLCAAHLHCPPLAVATAADLAVSALNPSLDSWDQAPAASALEAAVTRALAHTAGLADALVTTGGTESNQLALLLAREAHGSGLRLVCGAGAHHSLPRAAWLLGLPDPVVVPTPNGILDPAALHHVLTGLTGPLLVAATAGTTDAGLIDPLPEIAGLCTAHGARLHVDAAYGGGLLFSDRHRDKLAGLEAAHTVTLDLHKLGWQPVAAGLLAAARPRELAALHQRADYLNADDDTEAGYPDLLDRSLRTTRRPDILKIAVTLKTLGRSGLGALVDQVCARAREFAALVHTHPGFELYGRPVISTVLFRPAGADDDTVAAVRRGLLEEGRAVLGRARLGGRLWLKATLLNPHTGPDELAQLLELAERTTTG, from the coding sequence ATGAGCACGCCGCCGCCCCTCGCCTCGGGACCCGACGGCCCCGACGCCCTGCGGCCGCTCCTCGACACCGTCCTCGACGCGCTCGCGGCCGGCGGCCGGGCGCGCGGCGGACCACTGCCCGCCGGCGGACCGGAGGCCGTCGCCGCCCGCCTCGCCGACACCCTCGGGGACGTCCTCCCGGACGACGGCGACCCCGACGCCCTGCGCGCCCTCGTGCACGCGCTCGCCGCGGGCGCCGCCGACCCCGCCGACCCGCTGTGCGCCGCCCACCTGCACTGCCCGCCGCTGGCCGTGGCCACCGCCGCCGACCTCGCCGTGAGTGCCCTGAACCCCTCCCTTGACTCCTGGGACCAGGCCCCGGCCGCCTCCGCCCTGGAAGCCGCGGTCACCCGCGCCCTCGCCCACACCGCAGGCCTCGCCGACGCCCTCGTCACCACCGGCGGCACCGAGTCCAACCAGCTCGCCCTGCTCCTCGCCCGCGAGGCGCACGGCAGCGGCCTGCGACTGGTCTGCGGAGCGGGCGCCCACCACTCGCTGCCGCGCGCCGCCTGGCTGCTCGGCCTGCCCGACCCGGTCGTCGTCCCGACGCCGAACGGCATCCTCGACCCGGCCGCGCTGCACCACGTCCTCACCGGCCTCACCGGGCCCCTCCTGGTCGCCGCCACCGCCGGCACCACCGACGCCGGCCTCATCGACCCGCTCCCCGAGATCGCCGGGCTGTGCACCGCCCACGGTGCCCGCCTGCACGTCGACGCCGCCTACGGCGGAGGCCTCCTCTTCAGCGACCGGCACCGCGACAAGCTCGCCGGACTCGAAGCCGCCCACACCGTCACCCTCGACCTGCACAAACTCGGCTGGCAGCCGGTCGCCGCCGGCCTCCTCGCCGCGGCCCGCCCCCGCGAACTCGCCGCCCTCCACCAGCGCGCCGACTACCTCAACGCCGACGACGACACCGAGGCCGGATACCCCGACCTGCTCGACCGCTCACTGCGCACCACCCGTCGCCCCGACATCCTCAAGATCGCCGTCACCCTGAAGACCCTGGGCCGCAGCGGACTGGGTGCCCTGGTCGACCAGGTGTGCGCCCGTGCCCGCGAGTTCGCGGCCCTCGTCCACACGCACCCCGGCTTCGAGCTGTACGGCCGGCCCGTGATCAGCACGGTCCTGTTCCGGCCCGCCGGCGCCGACGACGACACCGTGGCCGCCGTACGCCGCGGGCTGCTGGAGGAGGGCAGGGCGGTCCTCGGCCGTGCCCGCCTCGGCGGCCGCCTCTGGCTGAAGGCCACCCTCCTCAACCCCCACACCGGGCCGGACGAACTGGCCCAGCTCCTCGAACTCGCAGAAAGAACAACCACCGGATGA
- a CDS encoding bifunctional UDP-sugar hydrolase/5'-nucleotidase produces the protein MPLNRRKFLKKSAATGAGVAIAGAAAPAAEAAERTKPGHPAKRYSLTVMGTTDLHGHVFNWDYFKNAEYSDKAGNATGLSRISTLVNQVRAEKGHCNTLLLDAGDTIQGTPLTYYYAKVDPITAKGGPVHPMAQAMNAIGYDAAALGNHEFNYGIETLRRFEEQLDFPLLGANAVDAKTLKPAFPPYFVKTFHVPGAKPVKVAVLGLTNPGIAIWDKAYVQGKLKFEGLEEQAAKWVPKLKALGADVVVVSAHSGTSGTSSYGDQVPYVENAAANVAKQVPGIDAILVGHAHLEIPELKVVNEKTGRTVVLSEPLCYAERLTLFDIELVFSKGRWEVESVSASLRNSNSVADDPKITKLLTDEHAKVVAYVNQVVGRATETLTTVDARYKDAPIIDLITKVQEDVVKAALKGTEYASLPVIAQASPFSRTSEIPAGDVTIRDLSSLYVYDNTLVAKLMTGAQVRAYLEYSAQYYVQTAADAAVDVEKLTNAGGRPDYNYDYVSGLAYDIDVAQPAGSRIKNLTFGGAALDDAQQFVLAVNNYRANGGGAFPHVATAKELWSESTEIRTRIAEWVTAKGELDPKDFASVDWKLTRNGTPMF, from the coding sequence ATGCCGTTGAACCGCCGGAAGTTCCTGAAGAAGTCCGCCGCCACCGGAGCGGGAGTGGCGATCGCCGGTGCGGCGGCTCCGGCGGCCGAGGCGGCCGAGCGGACGAAGCCCGGTCACCCGGCGAAGCGGTACTCCCTGACCGTGATGGGCACGACCGACCTGCACGGCCACGTCTTCAACTGGGACTACTTCAAGAACGCGGAGTACTCCGACAAGGCCGGCAACGCCACGGGCCTGTCCCGGATCTCCACCCTGGTCAACCAGGTGCGCGCGGAGAAGGGCCACTGCAACACGCTGCTGCTGGACGCCGGTGACACCATCCAGGGCACCCCGCTGACGTACTACTACGCCAAGGTCGACCCGATCACCGCCAAGGGCGGCCCCGTGCACCCGATGGCGCAGGCCATGAACGCGATCGGGTACGACGCCGCCGCGCTCGGCAACCACGAGTTCAACTACGGCATCGAGACCCTGCGCCGGTTCGAGGAGCAGCTCGACTTCCCGCTGCTCGGCGCCAACGCGGTCGACGCCAAGACGCTCAAGCCGGCCTTCCCGCCGTACTTCGTCAAGACGTTCCACGTGCCGGGCGCCAAGCCGGTCAAGGTCGCCGTCCTCGGTCTGACCAACCCGGGCATCGCCATCTGGGACAAGGCCTACGTCCAGGGCAAGCTGAAGTTCGAGGGCCTGGAGGAGCAGGCCGCGAAGTGGGTGCCGAAGCTGAAGGCGCTCGGCGCGGACGTGGTCGTGGTCTCCGCGCACTCGGGCACGTCGGGCACGTCGTCGTACGGCGACCAGGTGCCGTACGTGGAGAACGCGGCCGCCAACGTGGCCAAGCAGGTGCCGGGCATCGACGCGATCCTGGTCGGCCACGCGCACCTGGAGATCCCGGAGCTGAAGGTCGTCAACGAGAAGACCGGCCGGACCGTCGTGCTGTCCGAGCCGCTGTGCTACGCCGAGCGGCTCACCCTCTTCGACATCGAGCTGGTGTTCAGCAAGGGCCGGTGGGAGGTCGAGTCGGTCTCCGCGTCGCTGCGCAACTCCAACTCGGTCGCCGACGACCCGAAGATCACCAAGCTGCTCACCGACGAGCACGCCAAGGTCGTCGCGTACGTGAACCAGGTCGTGGGCCGGGCGACCGAGACGCTGACCACGGTCGACGCCCGCTACAAGGACGCCCCGATCATCGACCTGATCACCAAGGTCCAGGAGGACGTGGTCAAGGCCGCGCTCAAGGGCACCGAGTACGCCTCGCTGCCGGTGATCGCCCAGGCCTCGCCGTTCTCCCGTACCTCGGAGATCCCCGCGGGCGACGTGACCATCCGGGACCTGTCGAGCCTGTACGTGTACGACAACACGCTGGTGGCGAAGCTGATGACGGGCGCCCAGGTGCGCGCGTACCTGGAGTACTCCGCGCAGTACTACGTCCAGACCGCCGCCGACGCCGCCGTCGACGTGGAGAAGCTGACCAACGCCGGGGGCCGTCCGGACTACAACTACGACTACGTCTCGGGACTGGCGTACGACATCGACGTCGCCCAGCCGGCCGGTTCGCGGATCAAGAACCTGACCTTCGGCGGGGCGGCGCTGGACGACGCCCAGCAGTTCGTGCTCGCGGTGAACAACTACCGCGCCAACGGCGGCGGCGCCTTCCCGCATGTCGCCACGGCCAAGGAGCTGTGGTCGGAGTCGACGGAGATCCGTACCCGGATCGCGGAGTGGGTCACCGCCAAGGGTGAGCTGGACCCGAAGGACTTCGCCTCGGTGGACTGGAAGCTGACGCGCAACGGCACGCCGATGTTCTAG
- the pepN gene encoding aminopeptidase N — MSVLTRDEAQLRAQFLDVHRYTVELDLTTGEDTFGSRTVIRFTTRSDGDTFVELKPAELRDVTLDGQPLDPDSLHDGRLPLTGLTAGAHELRVDAVMRYSRTGEGMHRFTDPSDGETYVYTQMFMDDVQRVFAAFDQPDLKAVFEVAVQAPEGWTVLANGVTEQRADGVWQAAPTPTISTYLVAVAAGPWHSVHSEHRGLPFGLHCRRSLAPHLDADADEILDVTRACFDRYHEKFEEPYPFDSYDQAFVPEFNAGAMENPGLVTFRDDFVYRSAVTDTERQTRAMVIAHEMAHMWFGDLVTLKWWDDIWLNESFAEYMGYQTTAEATRFTGPWTEFGVTRKPWGYDADQRPTTHPVAPEAVDDTASALLNFDGISYAKGASALRQLAAWLGEKDFLAGINTHFARHKFGNATLADFIDSLASATDRDVHAWADSWLRTTGVDTLTPVIAAADGTCTLAVDRAGSRPHRLTAGLYDHDLADEGRLVLRERLDLDVPQAAPQPIGKRPALLLLNDGDLTYAKVRFDDHSFDALRTGLSGLPDPLTRAIAWNALRDAVRDGELPPAAYLETARAHLPHETDLALVQGVLVFASGQIADQYLAPEDRPAALATLTSLCRDLLRRTEDGDNPGLRLIAVRHLIDVAAHPDTIAAWLADGTVPGGPELDPDLRWRVLARLAVLGATDEAAIAAELDRDPSATGQEGAARCRAALPDPEAKRAAWEAMFTGDDLSNYLFTATAQGFWKPEQAELVREYVPRFYEAAVPVAARRGPAIAVAAGRFAFPAHAVDAEHVRLGEACLLDAGLTPALRRTLADRLDDLSRALRVRDGRGPGDEGAETPATAGTPEKREKAKKSDKGKKGKGEGKTDQEA, encoded by the coding sequence ATGTCCGTACTCACGCGCGATGAGGCGCAGCTCCGAGCACAGTTCCTCGACGTCCACCGCTACACCGTCGAACTGGATCTCACCACCGGTGAGGACACCTTCGGCTCCCGCACCGTGATCCGCTTCACCACGCGGTCCGACGGGGACACGTTCGTCGAGCTCAAGCCCGCCGAGCTGCGCGACGTCACGCTGGACGGGCAGCCCCTCGACCCGGACTCGCTGCACGACGGACGGCTGCCGCTGACCGGCCTCACCGCGGGCGCGCACGAACTGCGCGTCGACGCGGTCATGCGCTACTCCCGCACCGGCGAGGGCATGCACCGCTTCACCGACCCCAGCGACGGTGAGACGTACGTCTACACACAGATGTTCATGGACGACGTCCAGCGGGTCTTCGCCGCCTTCGACCAGCCCGACCTGAAGGCCGTCTTCGAGGTCGCCGTGCAGGCACCCGAGGGCTGGACCGTGCTCGCCAACGGCGTCACCGAGCAGCGCGCCGACGGCGTCTGGCAGGCCGCGCCCACCCCGACGATCTCCACCTACCTCGTCGCCGTCGCCGCCGGCCCCTGGCACTCGGTCCACTCCGAGCACCGCGGACTGCCCTTCGGCCTCCACTGCCGCCGCTCCCTCGCACCGCACCTCGACGCCGACGCCGACGAAATCCTCGACGTCACGCGCGCGTGCTTCGACCGCTACCACGAGAAGTTCGAGGAGCCCTACCCCTTCGACTCCTACGACCAGGCGTTCGTCCCCGAGTTCAACGCCGGCGCCATGGAGAACCCGGGACTGGTCACCTTCCGCGACGACTTCGTCTACCGCTCGGCCGTCACCGACACCGAGCGGCAGACCCGCGCCATGGTCATCGCCCACGAGATGGCCCACATGTGGTTCGGCGATCTCGTCACCCTCAAGTGGTGGGACGACATCTGGCTGAACGAGTCCTTCGCCGAGTACATGGGCTACCAGACCACCGCCGAGGCCACCCGGTTCACCGGCCCCTGGACCGAGTTCGGCGTCACCCGCAAGCCCTGGGGCTACGACGCCGACCAGCGGCCCACCACCCACCCGGTGGCCCCCGAGGCCGTCGACGACACCGCCTCCGCGCTTCTCAACTTCGACGGCATCTCCTACGCCAAGGGCGCCTCCGCGCTGCGCCAGCTCGCCGCCTGGCTCGGCGAGAAGGACTTCCTCGCCGGCATCAACACCCACTTCGCCCGGCACAAGTTCGGCAACGCCACCCTCGCCGACTTCATCGACTCCCTCGCCTCGGCCACCGACCGCGACGTCCACGCCTGGGCCGACAGCTGGCTGCGCACCACCGGCGTCGACACGCTCACACCCGTCATCGCCGCCGCCGACGGCACCTGCACGCTGGCCGTCGACCGTGCCGGCAGCCGCCCGCACCGCCTCACCGCCGGCCTCTACGACCACGACCTCGCCGACGAGGGCCGGCTCGTGCTCCGCGAACGCCTGGACCTCGACGTCCCCCAGGCCGCCCCGCAGCCCATCGGCAAGCGTCCCGCGCTGCTCCTGCTCAACGACGGCGACCTCACCTACGCCAAGGTCCGCTTCGACGACCATTCCTTCGACGCGCTGCGCACCGGGCTGTCCGGGCTGCCCGACCCGCTCACCCGCGCGATCGCCTGGAACGCCCTGCGCGACGCGGTACGCGACGGCGAGCTCCCGCCCGCCGCCTACCTGGAGACGGCCCGCGCCCATCTCCCGCACGAGACCGATCTGGCCCTCGTCCAGGGCGTCCTCGTCTTCGCCTCCGGGCAGATCGCCGACCAGTACCTGGCACCCGAGGACCGCCCGGCCGCGCTGGCCACGCTCACCTCCCTCTGCCGCGACCTGCTGCGGCGCACCGAGGACGGCGACAACCCCGGTCTGCGCCTGATCGCCGTACGGCACCTGATCGACGTGGCCGCCCACCCCGACACCATCGCCGCCTGGCTCGCCGACGGCACGGTGCCGGGCGGACCGGAACTCGACCCCGACCTGCGCTGGCGCGTCCTCGCCCGGCTCGCCGTGCTCGGCGCCACCGACGAGGCGGCCATCGCCGCCGAACTGGACCGCGACCCGAGCGCCACCGGCCAGGAGGGCGCCGCCCGCTGCCGCGCCGCCCTGCCCGACCCGGAGGCCAAGCGCGCCGCCTGGGAGGCGATGTTCACCGGCGACGATCTGTCCAACTACCTGTTCACGGCCACCGCCCAGGGCTTCTGGAAGCCCGAACAGGCCGAGCTGGTACGGGAGTACGTGCCGCGCTTCTACGAGGCCGCGGTCCCCGTCGCCGCCCGCCGCGGCCCCGCCATCGCCGTCGCCGCCGGCCGCTTCGCCTTCCCGGCCCACGCCGTCGACGCCGAGCATGTCCGCCTGGGCGAGGCCTGCCTGCTCGACGCCGGCCTCACCCCGGCCCTGCGCCGCACCCTCGCCGACCGCCTCGACGACCTGTCCCGCGCCCTCCGGGTGCGCGACGGACGGGGCCCGGGCGACGAGGGGGCCGAGACCCCGGCGACGGCCGGCACCCCCGAGAAGCGCGAGAAGGCCAAGAAGAGCGACAAGGGCAAGAAGGGGAAGGGCGAGGGGAAGACGGACCAGGAGGCGTGA
- a CDS encoding lysine N(6)-hydroxylase/L-ornithine N(5)-oxygenase family protein, whose translation MTTPACHEPTSPRDLVGIGIGPCNLSLAALAHPLAELDAVFYEQRPGFDWHPGLLIDGATIQVPFLADLVTLADPTSPWSFLNYLRNRERLFPFYFAEHFHIQRAEYDAYCRWVAQSLPGLRFGHQVDAVRWNPERDVFEVDFTQLDADGEAEALGRTHTRNIVLGVGTVPHVPDPLKPLVDAPGVPVVHAADYLAHRDTVLAAGHVTVVGSGQSGAEIFLDLLRHRPPGREKLHWIGRSEAFAPMEYSKLGLEHFTPDYTRYFHALAEPVRDRLVAAQWQLHKGIDAGTLAAIHDELYRRTLDGGWPDTVLTPGVQVRTAGRIATTKVELHLEHLQQGSRSRLTTGAVVLATGYRERSLDRILAGLDPYMRRDGSERPRIDEEFRLVLDPSVTGSIHVQNAELHTHGVGAPDLGLAAWRSATILNTLTGKETYPLPTRTAFTSFGLDDARTRVPQARPVRQLTPLVDG comes from the coding sequence ATGACCACCCCCGCGTGCCACGAACCCACATCCCCCCGCGACCTGGTCGGCATCGGCATCGGCCCGTGCAACCTCTCTCTCGCCGCCCTCGCCCACCCGCTCGCCGAACTCGACGCCGTCTTCTACGAACAGCGCCCCGGCTTCGACTGGCACCCCGGCCTGCTCATCGACGGCGCCACCATCCAGGTGCCCTTCCTCGCCGACCTGGTGACGCTCGCCGACCCCACCAGCCCCTGGAGCTTCCTGAACTACCTCAGGAACCGCGAGCGGCTCTTCCCCTTCTACTTCGCCGAGCACTTCCACATCCAGCGCGCCGAGTACGACGCCTACTGCCGCTGGGTCGCACAGAGCCTCCCCGGGCTGCGCTTCGGCCACCAGGTCGACGCCGTCCGCTGGAACCCCGAACGGGACGTGTTCGAGGTCGACTTCACCCAGCTCGACGCCGACGGCGAGGCCGAAGCCCTCGGCCGCACCCACACCCGCAACATCGTCCTCGGTGTCGGCACCGTCCCGCACGTGCCCGACCCGCTCAAGCCCCTGGTGGACGCGCCCGGCGTGCCCGTCGTCCACGCGGCCGACTACCTCGCCCACCGCGACACCGTCCTCGCCGCCGGCCACGTCACCGTCGTCGGCTCCGGACAGTCCGGCGCCGAGATCTTCCTCGACCTGCTGCGGCACCGACCGCCCGGCCGCGAGAAACTGCACTGGATCGGCCGCAGCGAGGCGTTCGCGCCGATGGAGTACTCAAAACTCGGCCTGGAGCACTTCACACCCGACTACACCCGCTACTTCCACGCCCTCGCCGAGCCGGTCCGCGACCGCCTGGTGGCCGCCCAGTGGCAGCTGCACAAGGGCATCGACGCGGGCACCCTCGCCGCCATCCACGACGAGCTGTACCGGCGCACCCTCGACGGGGGCTGGCCCGACACCGTCCTCACCCCCGGCGTCCAGGTCCGCACGGCCGGCCGGATCGCGACCACGAAGGTCGAACTCCACCTGGAGCACCTCCAGCAGGGCAGCCGCTCCCGGCTCACCACCGGCGCGGTCGTCCTCGCCACCGGCTACCGCGAGCGCTCCCTCGACCGCATCCTCGCCGGACTCGACCCCTACATGCGCCGGGACGGCAGCGAACGCCCGCGCATCGACGAGGAGTTCCGGCTCGTCCTCGACCCCTCGGTGACCGGTTCGATCCACGTCCAGAACGCCGAGCTGCACACCCACGGCGTCGGCGCCCCCGACCTCGGCCTCGCCGCCTGGCGCAGTGCCACCATCCTCAACACGCTCACCGGCAAGGAGACGTACCCGCTGCCCACCCGGACGGCCTTCACCAGCTTCGGCCTCGACGACGCCCGCACCCGTGTGCCGCAGGCCCGCCCGGTACGGCAGCTGACCCCGCTCGTCGACGGCTGA
- a CDS encoding chorismate mutase produces the protein MTTSNTGTGDVDPEVRQELARLRDSIDNIDAAVVHMLAERFKATQQVGRLKAVHQLPPADPAREARQIERLRRLAENAKLDPAFAEKFLNFIIAEVIRHHERIAEDTHGR, from the coding sequence ATGACCACCAGCAACACCGGCACCGGTGACGTGGACCCCGAGGTCCGCCAGGAACTGGCACGGCTGCGCGACAGCATCGACAACATCGACGCGGCCGTCGTCCACATGCTCGCCGAGCGTTTCAAGGCCACCCAGCAGGTCGGCAGGCTCAAGGCCGTGCACCAGCTGCCGCCCGCCGACCCGGCGCGCGAGGCCCGGCAGATCGAGCGGCTCCGCCGCCTCGCCGAGAACGCCAAACTCGACCCCGCGTTCGCCGAGAAGTTCCTGAACTTCATCATCGCCGAGGTGATCCGCCACCACGAGCGCATCGCCGAGGACACCCACGGCCGCTGA
- a CDS encoding AraC family transcriptional regulator, translated as MYQTWMRFFSPGPAHHRLGLVCLGVGLQHGPLPTVGPRTLDHHVAVVISAGGGWYRGADGRRTTVAAPALLWLTPGVPHHYAPDPDTGWDEGFVDFAGPATPTYTELGYIEPERPVVPLSDASGPRRVVARIARAARRGNPLLEVETGAAVHELLVALRRARADLAPDGDQVLEALARDACMPLSVAGHAARHGMTTAELRGAVRRAAGCSPKDYLLGIRLGRAKELLAATELPVAAVARRVGYDDPAYFSRLFTRRVGLAPVRFRAQQGRSVPGGWSDRVPDPGDPPMIHSPDTPRG; from the coding sequence ATGTACCAGACCTGGATGCGGTTCTTCAGCCCCGGCCCCGCCCACCACCGGCTCGGACTGGTCTGCCTCGGCGTCGGCCTCCAGCACGGCCCGCTGCCCACCGTCGGCCCACGCACCCTCGACCACCACGTGGCCGTCGTGATCAGCGCCGGCGGCGGCTGGTACCGGGGCGCCGACGGCCGCCGCACCACCGTCGCCGCGCCCGCCCTGCTCTGGCTCACCCCGGGCGTGCCCCACCACTACGCCCCCGATCCGGACACCGGCTGGGACGAGGGCTTCGTCGACTTCGCCGGACCCGCCACCCCCACGTACACCGAACTGGGCTACATCGAGCCCGAGCGGCCCGTCGTCCCGCTCTCCGACGCCTCCGGGCCCCGCCGGGTCGTCGCCCGCATCGCCCGCGCCGCCCGGCGCGGCAATCCCCTGCTGGAGGTGGAGACCGGCGCGGCCGTGCACGAGCTGCTCGTCGCCCTGCGCCGCGCCCGCGCGGACCTCGCCCCCGACGGCGACCAGGTACTGGAGGCGCTGGCCCGCGACGCCTGCATGCCCCTCAGCGTCGCCGGCCACGCCGCCCGGCACGGCATGACCACCGCCGAACTGCGCGGCGCGGTCCGCCGGGCCGCCGGATGCAGCCCCAAGGACTACCTCCTCGGCATCCGCCTCGGACGCGCCAAGGAACTCCTCGCCGCCACCGAACTCCCCGTCGCCGCCGTCGCCCGCCGCGTGGGCTACGACGACCCCGCCTACTTCTCCCGGCTGTTCACCCGCCGCGTCGGCCTCGCCCCCGTCCGCTTCCGCGCCCAGCAGGGCCGCAGCGTCCCCGGCGGCTGGAGCGACCGCGTCCCCGACCCCGGCGATCCCCCGATGATCCACTCTCCGGACACTCCCCGGGGGTGA
- a CDS encoding beta-galactosidase family protein has product MSAFTVGESDFLLDGRPVRLLSGALHYFRVHEGQWRHRLAMLRAMGLNCVETYVPWNLHEPAPGRHRDVGAVGRFLDAVREAGLWAIVRPGPYICAEWENGGLPSWVTGELGARARTRDERFLRHVRSWFHRLLPEIVPRQVDRGGPVLMVQVENEYGSYGSDAGYLAELAALLRAEGVTAPLFTSDGPEDHMLTGGSLPGVLATVNFGSHAREAFATLRRHRPAGPLMCMEFWCGWFDHWAGEQVVRDPGDAAGALREILECGASVNLYMAHGGTSFGGWAGANRGGDLHEGPLEPDVTSYDYDAPVDEYGRPTEKFRRLREVLAAYADGPLPEPPPRPAPLGAPAEAALTGWAGLDGVLEALGGAETVTPVPPSFEDLGITRGLVRYAVDVPGPRQPYPLTVRGLRDLATVYVDGEWAGVLTEEEPRLQEPVAGPARVELWVESLGRVNYGPRSGEPKGITGGVLHERQYLHGTRARGLDLDAFADGVGRVAFGPVPEAGAEAVPGAGAGAAGLYRGTVTVRGAGDARLELPGWTRGFAWINGFGLGRYWSVGPQRSLYVPGPVLREGENEVWLLELQRTGPDRPAPRLLPV; this is encoded by the coding sequence ATGAGCGCATTCACGGTGGGGGAATCGGACTTCCTGCTGGACGGGCGGCCGGTGCGGCTGCTGTCGGGGGCGCTGCACTACTTCCGGGTGCACGAGGGGCAGTGGCGGCACCGGCTGGCGATGCTGCGGGCGATGGGCCTGAACTGCGTGGAGACGTACGTGCCGTGGAACCTGCACGAGCCGGCTCCGGGGCGTCACCGGGACGTGGGGGCGGTCGGCCGGTTCCTGGACGCGGTGCGGGAGGCGGGCCTGTGGGCGATCGTGCGGCCGGGGCCGTACATCTGCGCCGAGTGGGAGAACGGCGGGCTGCCGTCGTGGGTGACGGGTGAGCTCGGGGCACGCGCGCGTACCCGTGACGAACGTTTCCTCCGGCACGTCCGGAGCTGGTTCCACCGGCTGCTGCCCGAGATCGTCCCCCGGCAGGTGGACCGTGGCGGCCCGGTGCTGATGGTGCAGGTGGAGAACGAGTACGGCAGCTACGGCAGCGACGCCGGCTACCTGGCGGAGCTGGCCGCGCTGCTGCGCGCCGAGGGCGTCACGGCCCCGCTGTTCACCTCGGACGGCCCGGAGGACCACATGCTGACCGGCGGCTCGCTGCCCGGTGTGCTCGCCACGGTGAACTTCGGCTCCCACGCGCGCGAGGCCTTCGCGACGCTGCGCCGTCACCGGCCGGCGGGCCCGCTGATGTGCATGGAGTTCTGGTGCGGCTGGTTCGACCACTGGGCCGGTGAGCAGGTGGTGCGGGACCCCGGGGACGCCGCGGGGGCCCTGCGGGAGATCCTGGAGTGCGGGGCGTCGGTGAACCTCTACATGGCGCACGGCGGGACGAGCTTCGGCGGCTGGGCGGGGGCCAACCGCGGCGGGGACCTGCACGAGGGCCCGCTGGAGCCGGACGTGACGTCGTACGACTACGACGCCCCCGTGGACGAGTACGGCCGGCCCACGGAGAAGTTCCGGCGCTTGCGGGAGGTGCTGGCCGCGTACGCCGACGGCCCGCTGCCCGAACCTCCGCCGCGGCCGGCTCCCCTGGGCGCCCCGGCCGAGGCCGCGCTCACCGGCTGGGCGGGCCTGGACGGCGTACTGGAGGCGCTGGGCGGCGCGGAGACCGTGACGCCGGTGCCGCCCTCCTTCGAGGATCTCGGGATCACCCGGGGGCTCGTCCGGTACGCGGTGGACGTGCCGGGGCCGCGGCAGCCGTACCCGCTGACCGTGCGGGGCTTGCGGGACCTCGCCACGGTGTACGTCGACGGCGAGTGGGCCGGGGTGCTCACGGAGGAGGAGCCGCGGCTTCAGGAGCCGGTGGCGGGCCCCGCGCGCGTGGAGCTGTGGGTGGAGTCCCTGGGCCGGGTGAACTACGGGCCCCGCTCGGGTGAGCCCAAGGGCATCACCGGGGGTGTCCTGCACGAGCGGCAGTACCTGCACGGGACACGCGCGCGGGGGCTGGATCTCGACGCCTTCGCCGACGGGGTCGGACGGGTGGCCTTCGGTCCCGTGCCCGAGGCGGGTGCCGAGGCGGTCCCCGGTGCGGGTGCCGGCGCGGCGGGGCTGTACCGGGGCACGGTCACCGTCCGCGGGGCGGGGGACGCCCGGCTCGAACTGCCGGGCTGGACACGCGGCTTCGCCTGGATCAACGGCTTCGGCCTGGGCCGCTACTGGTCGGTCGGCCCGCAGCGGTCCCTGTACGTCCCCGGGCCGGTGCTGCGCGAGGGCGAGAACGAGGTGTGGCTGCTGGAGCTCCAGCGGACCGGTCCGGACCGGCCGGCGCCCCGCCTGCTGCCCGTGTGA